A stretch of Propionispora hippei DSM 15287 DNA encodes these proteins:
- a CDS encoding sigma 54-interacting transcriptional regulator, whose protein sequence is MDLKEKLVNIIRSENPKDPFTDVRLAKMLSTTRETVTMLRKELSLGNSRERRKPYLKKAIEELFRQSSKMTVAEATKRLMERGFDISRHVVEELLRETGIPAPVEEACVRDTVNPFQALVGCHGSLEKPVNQAKSAILYPPFGLPTLIIGESGVGKTQFAECMYNFARQKQVIADDRPFIVFNCADYGDNPQLLLSLLYGYKKGAFTGADSDTEGLVEQAHNGVLFLDEIHRLPPKGQEILFSILDRGQFRRLGETKDERRVNIIFIGATTENIESSLLLSFRRRIPMIISIPSLQQRSFLEKVEIIYDFFQQECSRVNEKVFVEAKVIEILSLKRFGGNIGQLKSTIQVICARAFMKYIGKNEEFISIGYEDVLETNTMQQDFALEDVNVVKVRKYIQDMMFIPFLNNKASFIKHMQEGSYSLPEDFYRQMEQKYKELTKFNMDSREVEEILWSFIINKFNNLELSGNTKSKYVSLNELVNIVDKDIIELVKELRLQLIQERLYHDVNESIFTHLAIHLEETVKRIRLKQQIININLPKIKQDFSREYQLAVQFAGQLAARKQLELVEDEIGFIAMYIKAAIEKKPFENRVSVVVVSHGRIATEIVTVVKELLGVQFPVAIDMPLNEAPSIIYEKIIGISQIIDEGKGILFLVDMGSLTNVGKIVTDKLAIPTRTLDRVDLVTVIEAVRKASIPENELDEIYSSLLKSRYNYPVLTINEPARPLALVAVCLTGEGTACHIRRLLEEKYPGVTVFQVGAMDEQLKNKLVEIQQNYQILALIGTINPEIEGLHFIVYEPGMAKAGIRELDYVLAAQQVDELAGFSKDDLIVFESDARSQKELIEVMCLLMINKGYVRKEFLESVFRREAIAPTFMKGGIAFPHGDSLAVHKSAIVVARLKQPIIWGSGPVEMACLPAFKVNDKKMVKGILRPFLKMQLIDSLKQSKNMLELKETLYREMRSSS, encoded by the coding sequence ATGGATTTAAAGGAAAAGCTGGTAAACATTATACGGTCGGAAAATCCCAAGGACCCTTTTACCGATGTGCGTTTGGCTAAAATGCTGTCCACCACCCGGGAGACGGTGACCATGCTGCGCAAGGAGCTTTCCCTGGGCAATTCGCGGGAACGGCGTAAACCGTACCTAAAGAAAGCCATCGAGGAGTTGTTCCGGCAAAGCAGTAAAATGACGGTGGCTGAGGCGACTAAGCGATTGATGGAACGGGGTTTTGACATCTCCCGCCATGTAGTGGAAGAGCTGCTCAGGGAGACGGGCATTCCGGCACCGGTGGAGGAGGCTTGTGTCAGGGATACGGTCAATCCGTTTCAGGCACTGGTCGGCTGCCACGGCAGTCTGGAAAAACCGGTCAATCAGGCCAAGTCGGCCATTTTGTACCCTCCCTTTGGACTGCCTACGCTGATTATTGGGGAAAGCGGGGTGGGAAAAACCCAGTTTGCCGAATGTATGTATAATTTTGCCAGGCAGAAACAGGTGATTGCCGACGACAGGCCGTTTATTGTATTCAACTGCGCCGACTATGGCGACAATCCGCAGTTACTGCTGTCCTTGCTGTATGGCTATAAGAAGGGGGCTTTTACCGGCGCCGACAGTGACACGGAAGGTTTAGTTGAGCAGGCCCATAACGGAGTGCTGTTTTTGGATGAAATCCACCGGTTGCCACCTAAAGGGCAGGAGATCCTGTTTTCCATTCTTGACCGGGGGCAGTTTCGGCGGCTGGGAGAAACCAAGGATGAACGGCGGGTCAATATCATCTTTATCGGTGCCACTACGGAAAATATTGAGTCCAGCCTGCTGCTCAGCTTCCGGCGGCGCATTCCGATGATCATTTCGATTCCTTCGCTTCAGCAGCGTTCGTTCTTGGAAAAGGTGGAGATTATTTACGACTTCTTTCAACAGGAGTGCAGCCGGGTCAATGAAAAGGTGTTCGTCGAGGCCAAGGTGATTGAAATCCTGTCACTGAAACGGTTTGGCGGCAATATCGGTCAGCTAAAGAGTACCATTCAGGTGATCTGCGCCAGGGCATTTATGAAATACATTGGCAAAAATGAGGAGTTTATCAGCATTGGCTACGAGGATGTGCTGGAGACCAACACTATGCAGCAGGATTTTGCCCTGGAGGATGTCAATGTGGTGAAAGTCCGCAAGTACATCCAGGATATGATGTTTATTCCTTTCCTTAATAATAAAGCCAGCTTCATCAAGCACATGCAGGAAGGCTCTTACTCGCTGCCGGAGGACTTTTACCGGCAGATGGAACAGAAATACAAAGAACTGACCAAGTTTAATATGGACTCCCGGGAAGTGGAAGAGATTCTGTGGAGTTTCATTATCAACAAGTTCAATAATCTGGAATTAAGCGGCAATACCAAGTCCAAGTATGTTTCGCTCAACGAGCTGGTCAATATTGTGGATAAGGACATTATTGAGCTGGTTAAGGAACTGCGGCTGCAGCTCATCCAGGAGCGGCTGTACCATGATGTGAACGAAAGCATTTTTACTCATTTGGCCATTCACTTGGAGGAAACGGTCAAACGCATCCGGCTGAAGCAGCAGATCATCAATATCAACCTGCCTAAGATCAAACAGGACTTTTCACGGGAGTATCAGTTGGCGGTGCAGTTTGCCGGACAACTGGCAGCACGCAAGCAACTGGAGCTGGTGGAGGATGAAATCGGCTTTATTGCCATGTATATTAAGGCCGCTATTGAGAAAAAGCCCTTTGAAAACCGGGTCAGTGTCGTGGTGGTATCTCATGGACGCATTGCCACCGAGATTGTTACGGTGGTCAAGGAATTGCTGGGGGTGCAGTTCCCGGTGGCTATCGATATGCCGCTCAATGAGGCGCCTTCCATTATCTATGAAAAGATTATCGGCATATCCCAAATTATTGATGAGGGAAAGGGCATTCTTTTCCTGGTTGATATGGGTTCACTAACCAATGTGGGCAAGATCGTCACAGACAAGCTGGCGATTCCCACCCGGACACTGGACAGGGTGGATCTGGTAACGGTGATTGAGGCCGTTCGCAAGGCGTCCATCCCGGAAAACGAGCTGGACGAAATTTACTCCAGCCTGCTCAAATCCCGTTATAATTATCCGGTTTTGACCATTAATGAACCGGCCCGGCCGTTGGCGCTGGTGGCGGTCTGCCTGACCGGTGAGGGTACAGCCTGCCATATCCGGCGGCTGCTGGAGGAGAAGTATCCCGGGGTAACGGTTTTCCAGGTCGGGGCGATGGATGAGCAGCTAAAAAACAAGTTGGTCGAGATCCAGCAGAATTATCAAATTCTGGCCCTGATCGGTACCATCAACCCGGAAATTGAAGGGCTCCATTTCATCGTCTATGAGCCGGGCATGGCCAAAGCGGGTATCCGCGAACTGGATTATGTGCTGGCGGCGCAGCAGGTGGATGAACTGGCGGGCTTTTCCAAGGACGATCTGATCGTGTTTGAGTCGGACGCCCGTTCGCAGAAGGAACTAATTGAGGTCATGTGCCTGCTGATGATCAACAAAGGCTATGTCCGGAAGGAATTTTTAGAATCGGTATTCCGGCGGGAGGCTATCGCCCCTACCTTTATGAAGGGCGGCATTGCCTTTCCCCATGGCGATTCGCTGGCCGTACATAAATCGGCCATCGTGGTTGCCAGGCTGAAGCAGCCTATTATCTGGGGCAGCGGCCCGGTCGAAATGGCTTGTTTACCGGCCTTTAAGGTGAATGATAAGAAGATGGTCAAGGGGATTTTGCGGCCATTCCTAAAAATGCAGCTGATTGACAGTTTGAAACAAAGCAAAAATATGCTTGAGCTAAAAGAAACGCTCTATCGGGAGATGCGAAGCAGTTCCTAA